The following are from one region of the bacterium genome:
- the nuoE gene encoding NADH-quinone oxidoreductase subunit NuoE: MNQARLRERLLEEFSEEDLERVGRVLERYRGKPGALIPVLEEVQAVTGYLPDVLQEWIAVGMNVPMARVFGVVTFYSFFSRVPKGKHQIKVCLGTACYVRGANKILERLESELGIHDGGVTPDRKFSLQSLRCVGACGLAPVMMVGEDTYGQVQPDKVKEILATY, from the coding sequence ATGAATCAGGCCAGGTTGAGGGAGAGGTTGCTGGAGGAGTTCAGTGAGGAAGACTTGGAAAGGGTAGGAAGGGTTTTGGAACGTTATCGGGGCAAACCCGGCGCCCTGATCCCAGTGCTGGAAGAGGTCCAGGCAGTCACAGGGTATTTGCCGGATGTGCTTCAGGAGTGGATTGCGGTTGGAATGAATGTGCCGATGGCGCGAGTGTTTGGAGTAGTCACCTTTTATAGTTTTTTCTCAAGGGTCCCCAAAGGCAAACATCAGATCAAGGTGTGCCTGGGCACTGCTTGTTACGTAAGAGGAGCGAACAAGATCCTTGAACGTTTGGAAAGCGAACTGGGCATCCATGATGGTGGTGTGACCCCGGATCGTAAATTCTCGCTTCAAAGTTTGAGATGTGTTGGGGCTTGCGGTTTGGCTCCGGTCATGATGGTAGGTGAGGATACATACGGACAGGTGCAACCGGACAAGGTAAAGGAAATTCTGGCTACTTATTGA
- the nuoF gene encoding NADH-quinone oxidoreductase subunit NuoF yields the protein MAGEPAKQYHLLVCGGTGCHATRSLQVIDRLREEIRLRQLADKALVVETGCNGFCAQGPVMTVYPGGIFYQYLKPEDAGEIIEEHVLKGVPVERLMYKDQVTGRAIPKMKDIPFFSLQKTIALRHRGLIDPEKIEDYIGRGGYQAAAKALTEMTSEEIIAELKASGLRGRGGAGFPTGVKWEFASKSQGPVKYVCCNADEGDPGAFMDRSVLEADPHAVLEGMIIAAKAIGAHHGYIYCRAEYPLALRRLSIAMEQAKALGLLGEDILCTGFRLDLEIYQGAGAFVCGEETALMTSIEGKRGMPRPRPPFPAQKGLWGKPTVLNNVETYANVPQIIANGGLWYASLGTEKSKGTKVFALTGNVNNVGLVEVPMGTPLSTVVLEIGGGIKKGKKFKAAQLGGPSGGCIPAQHMDVGLDFESVTAAGAIMGSGGLIVMDEDACMVDVARFFMDFCKDESCGKCTPCREGTRRMLQVLERITKGQGQQGDIELLEELAFFVKDASLCGLGQTAPNPVLSTLRYFRSEYEAHIGQQRCPAGVCTALVHYEIDPEKCKACGMCKKKCPVDAIEGAPKVVHRIIQEKCIRCGTCYEVCPKKFSAIMRT from the coding sequence ATGGCAGGTGAACCGGCGAAGCAGTATCACCTGCTGGTGTGCGGTGGCACAGGGTGCCATGCCACAAGAAGCCTACAAGTCATAGATAGGCTCAGGGAGGAAATAAGACTTCGGCAACTGGCAGACAAGGCACTGGTTGTGGAGACCGGCTGCAACGGGTTTTGCGCCCAGGGTCCAGTGATGACAGTGTACCCAGGAGGGATCTTTTATCAATACCTAAAACCAGAAGATGCAGGGGAGATCATCGAAGAACACGTTTTGAAAGGTGTCCCAGTAGAACGTTTGATGTACAAAGATCAGGTTACGGGCCGTGCCATACCAAAGATGAAAGACATCCCATTTTTCTCTCTTCAGAAAACCATAGCTTTGCGCCATCGGGGTCTTATTGATCCGGAGAAAATAGAGGATTACATAGGCAGAGGGGGCTATCAGGCAGCGGCCAAAGCACTAACGGAAATGACCTCTGAAGAAATAATCGCAGAGCTGAAAGCCTCGGGGTTAAGGGGAAGGGGCGGAGCTGGTTTCCCTACGGGCGTCAAGTGGGAGTTCGCCTCCAAGTCCCAAGGACCTGTCAAGTATGTTTGCTGTAACGCGGACGAGGGTGACCCGGGTGCCTTCATGGACAGGAGTGTGCTTGAGGCAGATCCTCATGCTGTGTTGGAGGGAATGATAATCGCAGCCAAGGCCATTGGTGCCCATCATGGATACATCTACTGCAGGGCCGAATATCCTTTGGCACTCAGAAGATTGAGTATAGCCATGGAACAAGCCAAGGCCCTAGGGCTTTTGGGAGAGGACATACTTTGTACCGGATTTCGCTTAGACCTGGAGATCTACCAGGGGGCTGGGGCCTTTGTTTGTGGTGAGGAGACTGCTCTCATGACCTCCATTGAGGGGAAAAGAGGCATGCCTAGGCCTAGGCCTCCTTTCCCTGCTCAAAAGGGTCTTTGGGGAAAACCCACGGTTCTCAACAATGTTGAAACCTACGCCAACGTGCCTCAGATCATAGCTAATGGTGGACTTTGGTATGCTTCCCTGGGTACAGAAAAGAGCAAAGGGACAAAGGTCTTTGCCCTGACCGGGAACGTGAACAACGTGGGGCTTGTGGAGGTGCCCATGGGTACCCCACTGTCAACGGTGGTCTTGGAGATTGGTGGAGGCATCAAGAAGGGAAAGAAATTCAAGGCAGCACAATTGGGTGGACCTTCTGGGGGTTGTATACCAGCTCAACACATGGATGTTGGGCTGGATTTTGAGTCTGTTACAGCAGCGGGCGCCATCATGGGATCCGGCGGTCTCATCGTCATGGATGAGGATGCCTGCATGGTTGATGTGGCAAGGTTCTTTATGGATTTTTGCAAAGACGAATCCTGTGGCAAGTGTACACCATGCCGGGAGGGCACCAGGCGCATGCTTCAGGTGTTGGAAAGGATAACCAAGGGACAAGGGCAGCAAGGAGACATAGAGCTGCTGGAGGAGTTGGCTTTTTTTGTTAAGGACGCTTCTTTATGTGGCCTGGGACAGACCGCTCCGAATCCGGTTCTCAGTACACTGAGGTACTTCCGCTCCGAATATGAGGCCCATATAGGCCAGCAGAGATGCCCGGCCGGGGTTTGCACAGCATTGGTGCATTACGAGATTGACCCCGAGAAGTGCAAGGCATGCGGTATGTGCAAGAAGAAATGTCCGGTTGATGCCATCGAAGGAGCCCCTAAAGTTGTGCACAGGATAATTCAAGAGAAATGTATCAGATGTGGGACCTGCTATGAGGTCTGTCCCAAGAAATTCAGTGCCATTATGAGGACTTGA
- the fdhF gene encoding formate dehydrogenase subunit alpha, which yields MAGVKLTIDGKELVTAQDNTILMAARQAKIHIPTLCYHPRLPISGACRVCVVEVEGRPALVASCAMPVAEGMVVHTKSERVLRARRLVVDLLLASGDHNCLLCQSNGSCELQELAYELGIESFRFPVDSPGYAKDTSNAMIERDLNKCILCGRCVRACNEVQVNEVIDFGYRGGKAKIVTAWDLPYGESNCVFCGECVSVCPTGALTERQAKFQARPWRLKKVRTTCTYCGVGCQLDLNVSDGKVVKVTSDYRYGPPNFGSLCVKGRFGYDFIHHPDRLTQPLIKDQGSFREASWDEALDLVASKLSEIKSKYGSHALAGLTSARCTNEENYLFQKFFRGALGTNNVDHCARLUHSSTVAGLAAAFGSGAMTNSISEMERAEVILLTGSNTTEMHPVIAGYIKRAVRQRGAKLIVVDPRRIDLVSYSELWLNPKPGTDVAWINGLIHVILRDGMEDRTYIEQRTEGFEALKNVVQKYTPKKVESITGIPASDLEKAARLYAQANCASIVYAMGITQHTSGTDNVKALANLAMICGNVGVPNGGVNPLRGQNNVQGACDMGGLPNVFSGYQPVGDEAIREKMARAWAVESLPDKPGLTLMEMMDGAAKGEIKGMFIMGENPMLSDPDLHHVEEALKNLEFLVVQDIFLTETARLAHVVLPGVSFAEKEGTFTNTERRVQRVRKAVEPPGLARQDWEILCSLSTRMGLPMVYKDPEAVMDEIRQVTPSYGGITYARIEKIGLQWPCPTLDHPGTAFLHKDRFTRGRGLFHPVEYTKPPELPDEEYPFYLSTGRILYQYHGASMSRRSKGLSERAPRCEVEISPQDAKRMGLKEGSTVRVLSRRGQINAVARITDKAVEGTVFVPFHYAEAAANLLTHSKLDPVSKIPGYKVCAVRVEPL from the coding sequence ATGGCCGGAGTGAAGCTTACGATTGATGGTAAAGAGTTGGTAACTGCGCAGGACAACACCATCCTCATGGCAGCAAGGCAGGCCAAAATACATATCCCAACCCTTTGTTACCATCCCAGGCTGCCCATCTCAGGGGCCTGCCGGGTTTGTGTGGTGGAAGTGGAGGGAAGGCCGGCACTTGTGGCCTCATGTGCCATGCCCGTGGCAGAGGGAATGGTGGTTCACACTAAGAGCGAGAGGGTGCTTAGGGCAAGGAGGCTGGTTGTGGACTTGCTCTTGGCAAGCGGGGATCACAACTGTCTGCTTTGTCAATCCAATGGGTCATGCGAGCTGCAGGAGCTGGCATACGAGCTAGGTATCGAGAGCTTCCGGTTCCCTGTTGATTCACCGGGTTACGCCAAGGACACCTCCAATGCCATGATCGAGCGGGACCTCAACAAGTGCATCCTGTGCGGCAGATGTGTAAGGGCTTGTAACGAGGTCCAGGTAAACGAGGTCATAGACTTTGGTTACAGGGGGGGTAAGGCCAAGATAGTCACTGCATGGGATCTTCCTTATGGAGAGTCCAATTGCGTGTTCTGCGGAGAGTGCGTCTCTGTATGTCCCACAGGGGCTCTCACAGAGCGACAGGCCAAGTTCCAGGCCAGGCCATGGAGGCTCAAGAAGGTGCGCACCACCTGCACTTACTGCGGGGTCGGCTGCCAACTGGATCTGAATGTGTCCGATGGAAAGGTGGTCAAGGTCACATCAGATTACAGATATGGCCCACCTAATTTCGGAAGCCTGTGTGTAAAAGGACGATTTGGCTATGATTTTATTCACCATCCCGACAGGCTCACGCAGCCCTTGATCAAGGACCAGGGGAGCTTCAGGGAGGCCAGCTGGGACGAGGCTCTGGATCTGGTGGCAAGTAAGCTCTCGGAGATCAAGTCCAAGTATGGATCTCATGCCCTGGCCGGGCTTACCTCTGCCCGCTGCACCAACGAGGAGAACTACCTCTTCCAAAAATTCTTCAGAGGAGCCCTCGGAACCAACAATGTAGATCACTGTGCCCGTCTTTGACACAGCTCCACGGTGGCAGGTCTTGCCGCCGCGTTTGGAAGTGGGGCCATGACCAACTCCATTTCAGAGATGGAGAGGGCCGAGGTTATACTGCTTACGGGCAGCAATACCACTGAGATGCACCCTGTCATAGCTGGTTACATAAAAAGAGCGGTGCGCCAAAGGGGAGCCAAGCTGATTGTTGTAGACCCCAGGAGGATAGATCTGGTCTCGTACTCGGAGCTTTGGCTCAATCCCAAACCAGGGACAGATGTGGCATGGATAAATGGATTGATCCACGTGATCCTAAGGGATGGAATGGAAGATCGCACTTACATTGAGCAGCGCACAGAGGGCTTTGAAGCCCTGAAAAATGTGGTCCAGAAATACACTCCCAAGAAGGTGGAGTCCATCACAGGAATCCCTGCCAGTGATCTGGAGAAAGCAGCCAGGCTCTATGCCCAGGCCAATTGTGCCTCCATCGTTTATGCCATGGGTATCACCCAGCACACCTCCGGGACCGACAACGTGAAGGCTCTGGCCAACCTTGCAATGATCTGCGGAAATGTTGGGGTTCCCAACGGCGGTGTAAATCCTTTGAGAGGTCAGAACAATGTTCAGGGTGCCTGCGACATGGGCGGGCTTCCCAATGTTTTCAGCGGCTACCAGCCTGTGGGTGACGAGGCCATCAGGGAAAAGATGGCCCGGGCCTGGGCAGTGGAATCTCTGCCCGACAAACCGGGCCTGACTCTAATGGAAATGATGGATGGTGCGGCCAAGGGTGAAATCAAAGGCATGTTCATAATGGGCGAAAACCCCATGCTTTCTGACCCGGATCTGCACCATGTGGAGGAGGCCCTGAAAAATCTGGAGTTCCTGGTGGTGCAGGATATTTTCCTAACAGAGACCGCAAGACTGGCCCACGTGGTCTTACCAGGGGTTTCTTTTGCAGAAAAAGAAGGCACCTTCACAAATACGGAGAGGCGGGTCCAGCGCGTGAGGAAAGCGGTTGAGCCCCCAGGCCTAGCTAGGCAGGACTGGGAGATCCTGTGCTCCCTTTCCACCCGTATGGGACTTCCCATGGTTTACAAAGACCCTGAGGCTGTGATGGATGAGATCAGGCAGGTTACTCCCAGCTATGGGGGTATCACCTATGCCAGGATAGAAAAGATAGGGCTGCAATGGCCTTGTCCCACACTGGATCATCCGGGCACTGCTTTCTTGCACAAAGACCGATTCACCAGGGGTAGGGGGCTCTTTCACCCGGTCGAATACACCAAGCCGCCAGAGCTTCCTGACGAGGAGTATCCATTTTACCTCTCCACAGGCCGGATCCTTTACCAATATCACGGGGCCAGCATGAGCAGGCGCTCCAAGGGCTTATCCGAAAGGGCGCCAAGATGCGAGGTGGAAATCTCCCCTCAGGATGCAAAGAGGATGGGCCTCAAGGAGGGCTCCACGGTAAGGGTGCTATCCAGGAGAGGGCAGATAAATGCTGTGGCCAGAATAACGGATAAGGCCGTAGAGGGCACTGTGTTCGTTCCATTTCATTATGCTGAGGCAGCAGCCAACCTGCTGACCCATTCCAAACTGGACCCGGTCTCCAAGATCCCGGGTTACAAGGTTTGCGCTGTGAGGGTGGAGCCCCTATGA
- a CDS encoding AMP-binding protein, with amino-acid sequence MRGRLHFQPEIETMPGERLRELQLERFRHAVARVMSHSQFYRDLYASAGVDPDEITNFEDIRKVPLLDREKIESFYPFQGLCSDPVRVREIHSTAGSRSRKSFLVAATQHDIDYWADLNARALWMVGLRPGDVLLNAFPTGITTWGFGLHYGALKLGMTSVPAGDIPAEQLLDLLLGAEATAFCATPSKALNLAKLLERKKMDLREGARCRVALLGAEPWSRAIRERIENALGLRAFDLYGMSELLGPAMGCECEVRDRQFGMHVWADAFLCECIDPRTGLPMGEGEEGELVWTSLVWEGTPLIRYRSRDLSAITWASCDCGRTHPRIAAIKGRAEDAVSLEGIIVYPSQVEETVLSFEEAGSQTRIILDKDKRGLDYLSVMVELKDKAYLQDQSLCQSLARRMKEAVRQATGILPKEVELLPPGGLKKATGSEGKTAVVRLEDRRSK; translated from the coding sequence ATGAGGGGAAGACTACACTTCCAGCCTGAGATAGAGACCATGCCTGGGGAAAGACTCCGGGAGCTCCAGCTGGAAAGATTTCGCCATGCAGTAGCCCGGGTCATGTCTCACAGTCAGTTCTACAGGGATCTATATGCCAGCGCAGGTGTGGATCCAGATGAGATCACCAACTTCGAAGACATAAGGAAGGTGCCTCTTCTGGACAGGGAGAAGATAGAATCCTTTTATCCTTTTCAAGGGCTTTGTTCTGATCCGGTCAGGGTTCGGGAGATCCACTCCACAGCCGGCAGCAGGAGCAGAAAGAGCTTCTTGGTGGCAGCAACACAGCATGACATAGACTACTGGGCTGATCTCAATGCCAGGGCCTTGTGGATGGTGGGACTGAGGCCCGGAGACGTATTGCTCAATGCCTTTCCCACGGGAATAACCACCTGGGGCTTTGGACTTCACTATGGGGCCCTTAAACTGGGTATGACCAGTGTTCCGGCAGGAGATATCCCAGCAGAACAGCTTCTGGATTTGCTCCTGGGGGCAGAGGCCACGGCTTTCTGTGCCACTCCCAGCAAGGCCTTGAACCTGGCCAAGCTCCTGGAGAGAAAGAAAATGGATCTGCGGGAGGGAGCCCGCTGTAGGGTTGCGCTCTTGGGAGCCGAACCCTGGAGCCGCGCCATAAGGGAAAGAATTGAGAACGCCCTGGGCTTGAGGGCTTTCGATCTATACGGAATGAGCGAACTGTTGGGACCGGCCATGGGATGTGAGTGTGAGGTGCGGGATCGTCAGTTTGGAATGCATGTCTGGGCCGACGCTTTTCTGTGCGAGTGTATAGATCCCCGCACAGGATTGCCCATGGGAGAGGGCGAGGAGGGGGAGCTGGTTTGGACCTCCCTGGTTTGGGAAGGGACCCCCCTCATAAGGTACCGAAGCAGGGATCTCTCGGCCATAACATGGGCCAGCTGTGATTGCGGCCGGACCCATCCCAGAATCGCTGCCATAAAAGGCCGTGCCGAAGATGCTGTCAGCCTAGAAGGAATAATTGTGTACCCGAGTCAGGTGGAGGAGACAGTTCTTAGCTTCGAGGAGGCTGGCTCCCAAACAAGGATCATCCTGGATAAAGACAAAAGAGGCTTGGATTACCTAAGCGTGATGGTGGAACTCAAAGACAAGGCTTATTTGCAGGACCAGAGCTTATGTCAGAGCCTGGCTCGCCGCATGAAAGAGGCAGTTCGCCAGGCCACCGGCATACTTCCCAAGGAAGTGGAGTTGCTCCCGCCTGGAGGCCTGAAAAAGGCTACTGGCTCAGAAGGCAAGACGGCCGTGGTGCGCTTAGAAGACAGAAGGTCCAAGTGA
- a CDS encoding ferritin family protein: MGKLDLGKVLDLAIAEELAAHELYTELASKVKDQAAKDTLLFLASEELSHRDLLMAYREGRLEAQGLGMKEAVDAHIVESFGTPQWDPAWGLKEVFLAAAKKEQISHQFYGELAAKHPAGPVRELLLRLAREELSHKEKMEYLYANTAFPQTDGG, from the coding sequence ATGGGCAAGCTGGATCTGGGGAAGGTGTTGGACTTGGCCATAGCAGAGGAACTGGCAGCCCATGAGCTTTACACCGAGCTGGCTTCCAAGGTGAAAGATCAGGCAGCTAAGGATACCCTTCTTTTCCTGGCCTCAGAGGAGTTATCCCATAGGGATCTGCTCATGGCTTACAGGGAAGGAAGGCTCGAGGCCCAAGGCCTGGGAATGAAGGAAGCGGTTGATGCCCACATTGTGGAGAGCTTTGGGACGCCTCAGTGGGATCCGGCCTGGGGACTCAAGGAGGTATTCCTGGCAGCGGCCAAGAAGGAGCAGATCTCACACCAGTTCTATGGGGAGTTGGCTGCCAAGCACCCAGCCGGGCCAGTTCGGGAACTTCTACTCAGGCTGGCCCGAGAGGAACTCTCCCACAAGGAGAAAATGGAATATCTGTACGCCAACACCGCATTTCCTCAAACAGACGGCGGATGA
- a CDS encoding nitroreductase family protein translates to MQGIEEAGSFWSVIRKRRSIRKYNSQKIEPEKIDSLAEAALMAPSSRGINPWEFVLVTDSKVLEELSQCKPHGAAFLKEAPLGIVVCADSSKSDVWMEDASIATTFILLAAVSMGLGACWIQVRGRMYDEKTTAGKRVAQILGLPETVEVEAIVAVGYPDESKAPRQSHSLLWERLHKDRYGNPYNRGSKL, encoded by the coding sequence ATGCAAGGTATTGAGGAGGCTGGCTCCTTTTGGTCTGTTATAAGAAAAAGAAGAAGTATCCGCAAGTATAACAGCCAGAAAATAGAGCCCGAGAAGATAGATAGCTTGGCAGAGGCCGCTCTCATGGCTCCTTCTTCCAGAGGGATAAATCCCTGGGAATTTGTACTGGTGACTGACTCAAAGGTTCTGGAGGAGCTTTCCCAGTGTAAACCACACGGGGCGGCCTTTCTCAAGGAAGCACCTCTGGGGATAGTGGTCTGCGCAGATTCCAGCAAATCAGATGTCTGGATGGAGGACGCCTCTATTGCAACCACCTTCATCCTGTTGGCCGCGGTCTCCATGGGTTTGGGGGCTTGTTGGATTCAGGTAAGGGGCAGGATGTACGACGAGAAGACCACAGCAGGCAAAAGAGTGGCTCAAATACTCGGACTTCCTGAAACAGTTGAAGTTGAGGCCATTGTGGCAGTGGGGTACCCGGATGAATCCAAAGCCCCTCGCCAAAGCCATAGCCTTCTTTGGGAAAGACTCCACAAGGACAGGTATGGAAATCCCTACAATAGGGGTTCTAAGCTCTGA
- a CDS encoding cold shock domain-containing protein produces MKGTVKWFNEKKGYGFVQKDDGGDAFVHYTDIVGAGFRTLTEGQRVEFDVEEGRKGPQAKNVRAV; encoded by the coding sequence ATGAAAGGTACAGTTAAATGGTTCAATGAAAAGAAGGGTTATGGTTTCGTGCAGAAAGACGATGGAGGGGATGCTTTTGTCCATTATACGGACATCGTCGGCGCGGGATTTCGTACCTTGACCGAAGGTCAGCGGGTGGAGTTCGACGTGGAGGAGGGCCGCAAGGGGCCGCAGGCAAAAAACGTGAGAGCCGTCTGA
- a CDS encoding DUF1847 domain-containing protein — protein MDKKTQVLPSCAHCDEDTSSRACRVKGGPGAKGCPTHLNKEVLKRAISCYEDPETKEFARQASRQEAECYANRHQSPYIMQPTKPRIVEICEFGKKMGYQRLGLAFCIGLAQEARIVSEILEVHGFEVVSVVCKAGRTPKEIIGIQDEEKIYRNTDESMCNPIYQAMLLNEKKTHMNVLLGLCVGHDSLFFKYAQAPTTVLAVKDRVTGHNPLAAIYLAGSYYRRLKHPQL, from the coding sequence ATGGATAAGAAGACCCAAGTCTTGCCCTCCTGTGCTCATTGCGATGAGGACACATCAAGCCGGGCCTGCCGTGTCAAGGGAGGGCCAGGGGCCAAGGGATGCCCTACCCACCTCAACAAGGAAGTGCTCAAGAGAGCCATAAGTTGTTACGAGGATCCTGAAACCAAAGAATTTGCAAGGCAGGCCTCCAGGCAGGAAGCCGAGTGTTATGCCAACAGGCACCAGAGCCCCTACATCATGCAACCCACCAAACCCAGGATCGTGGAGATCTGCGAGTTTGGAAAGAAAATGGGATACCAGAGACTGGGACTTGCCTTTTGCATAGGGCTTGCCCAAGAGGCTCGAATCGTCTCAGAGATATTGGAGGTGCATGGCTTTGAGGTTGTCTCGGTGGTGTGCAAGGCCGGAAGGACCCCCAAAGAAATCATCGGAATCCAGGATGAGGAGAAGATCTATCGCAACACGGACGAGTCCATGTGCAACCCCATTTACCAGGCCATGCTCCTCAACGAGAAAAAAACCCATATGAACGTGCTTCTGGGGCTTTGCGTGGGGCATGACTCTCTTTTTTTCAAATACGCCCAGGCCCCGACCACGGTTCTGGCAGTCAAGGACAGGGTAACAGGACACAACCCCCTGGCAGCCATTTACCTGGCTGGTTCTTATTATCGCAGGCTCAAACATCCGCAACTTTGA
- the fabF gene encoding beta-ketoacyl-ACP synthase II: MSKRVVVTGIGMLTPLGIGMEASWKACLEGRSGVSRIHKFDPSPFKTQVAGQLQEFDRSKYLDAKEARRYDDFCQFALVAAEMALSDSGLQITEELRDRAGVIVGTGFGGLETFERNFKAFLDGGPRKLSPFFIPMMIANMASGLVAIRYGIRGPNTCTVTACAASSHALGDAFKVIQRGQADVMFAGGTEASLTALMLGGFDVMKATSTRNQDPQGASRPFDKQRDGFVPAEGAAILILEELQHAKARGAKIYAEVLGYGMSNDAHHFTAPDPEGKGAALCMRMALEDANIAPEQVDYINAHGTSTPLNDVIETQAIKKVFGKHAYSLAVSSTKSMTGHLLGAAGAAEAAFTCLAIRDQMAPPTINYENPDPDCDLDYVPNKARAMAIRYALSNSFGFGGTNASLIFSRLKE; encoded by the coding sequence ATGTCAAAGCGCGTGGTGGTAACAGGGATCGGAATGCTCACTCCTTTGGGCATAGGGATGGAGGCATCGTGGAAAGCCTGTTTGGAAGGGCGTTCCGGGGTAAGCAGAATACACAAATTCGACCCGTCTCCTTTCAAGACCCAGGTGGCAGGCCAGCTCCAGGAGTTTGATCGCTCCAAGTACCTGGATGCCAAGGAGGCCAGACGTTACGATGATTTCTGTCAGTTTGCCTTGGTAGCGGCTGAGATGGCACTGTCAGACTCAGGTCTTCAGATAACAGAGGAGCTCAGGGATAGGGCAGGGGTAATAGTGGGAACCGGTTTTGGGGGGCTTGAGACCTTTGAGAGGAATTTCAAGGCATTTCTGGATGGAGGACCCCGGAAGTTATCCCCCTTTTTCATCCCCATGATGATCGCTAACATGGCCTCTGGGTTGGTGGCCATACGTTACGGGATCAGGGGTCCCAACACCTGTACGGTTACGGCCTGCGCTGCCAGCAGTCATGCCTTGGGGGATGCCTTCAAGGTCATCCAGCGGGGGCAGGCAGATGTCATGTTTGCCGGAGGCACAGAGGCTTCCCTTACTGCACTCATGTTGGGGGGGTTTGATGTCATGAAGGCCACCTCCACCCGCAACCAGGATCCTCAAGGAGCCAGCCGTCCCTTTGACAAGCAAAGGGATGGTTTTGTGCCTGCCGAGGGAGCAGCGATTCTTATCCTGGAGGAGCTGCAACACGCCAAGGCCAGAGGGGCCAAGATCTATGCGGAGGTTTTGGGCTATGGGATGAGCAATGATGCCCACCATTTCACCGCTCCTGATCCCGAAGGCAAAGGGGCTGCCCTTTGTATGCGCATGGCCTTGGAGGACGCCAATATTGCCCCCGAACAGGTGGATTACATCAATGCCCACGGCACATCCACACCTCTCAATGATGTCATAGAGACCCAGGCTATCAAGAAGGTCTTCGGAAAACACGCTTACAGCCTGGCAGTAAGCTCCACTAAATCCATGACCGGCCATTTACTGGGAGCTGCAGGAGCAGCAGAAGCGGCCTTTACCTGTCTTGCCATAAGAGATCAAATGGCGCCCCCCACCATCAATTACGAAAATCCCGACCCTGATTGTGATCTGGACTATGTGCCCAACAAGGCCAGAGCCATGGCCATCAGATATGCCCTTTCCAACTCCTTTGGTTTCGGGGGCACCAATGCCAGTCTGATCTTCTCCAGGCTGAAGGAATAG